In Epinephelus lanceolatus isolate andai-2023 chromosome 16, ASM4190304v1, whole genome shotgun sequence, one DNA window encodes the following:
- the nxph1 gene encoding neurexophilin-1 has product MQVTCWCAVFLLTPALCLVTSAHASKSDIVKSGSPKSTLKHIWTESSKDMSISRLLSQTLHGKENSTALDLRYDTPEPYSEQDLWDWLRNTTDLQDSRPRAKRRPMVKTGKFKKMFGWGDFHSNIKTVKLNLLITGKIVDHGNGTFSVYFRHNSTGQGNVSVSLVPPTKIVEFDVAAQQSVIDAKDSKSFNCRIEYEKVEKGAKNTLCNFDPSKTCYQEQTQSHVSWLCSKPFKVICIFISFYSTDYKLVQKVCPDYNYHSDTPYFPSG; this is encoded by the coding sequence GTTACAAGTGCCCACGCCTCAAAGTCGGACATTGTCAAGTCAGGAAGCCCCAAATCCACACTAAAGCATATATGGACAGAAAGCAGTAAGGATATGTCCATCAGTAGGCTGCTGTCACAGACTCTACATGGCAAAGAGAACAGCACAGCCTTGGACCTTCGCTATGACACTCCAGAGCCCTACTCTGAGCAGGACCTGTGGGACTGGCTGAGGAACACCACAGACTTGCAGGACTCGCGGCCGCGGGCTAAACGGCGGCCAATGGTTAAGACGGGGAAGTTCAAGAAGATGTTCGGCTGGGGGGACTTCCACTCCAACATCAAGACGGTCAAACTCAACCTTCTGATCACTGGTAAGATTGTGGATCATGGCAACGGCACCTTCAGTGTCTACTTCCGCCACAACTCCACAGGCCAGGGTAACGTATCCGTCAGCTTGGTCCCTCCAACCAAGATAGTGGAGTTCGACGTGGCGGCGCAGCAGTCTGTCATTGACGCCAAGGACTCAAAGTCCTTCAACTGCCGCATAGAGTACGAGAAGGTGGAGAAGGGCGCCAAGAACACGCTCTGCAACTTCGACCCGTCCAAGACCTGCTACCAGGAGCAGACCCAGAGCCACGTCTCCTGGCTCTGCTCCAAACCTTTCAAAGTCATCTGCATCTTCATTTCCTTCTACAGCACCGACTACAAACTGGTGCAGAAAGTGTGCCCAGACTATAACTACCACAGTGACACTCCCTACTTCCCTTCTGGCTGA